The DNA region cctagactAACTACTGAGATATTCAACAGTCTTGTTCATGTCCCTGTGCATCCAGTGTGTGCTGCAGCCCACCTGTCCTTTGAGTCTTTCAGCTTGCCATCTGTCTGGTCACCTCCTGCTTGGGAAGAGTCTCCAGCTTTGCGGTCTGTAATAAGAAACATTACCCACATTATTAtgatttaaaaccaaaaaaaagcttCCTCTCAGTGAGAGTCATTCATATAGtttcatttttgattttatatataaGTCCAATGCACTCGTATAAAAAAATAGTGGACACCAGAATTTCACCCATAGTGCATATGATCACAATGTGATCATTAATGTGCTGCTATATcagcctcctctctcctgtgaAGACTTTCCACTAGTTTAGCACCTGATTGcagggatttgctcccattAAGCCACAAGAGTATCAGTAAGGTCAGGTCAGGCATTGATGTATAGTGATAAAGCCTGACTCGCACTCTACACTTCACTTGATCCCAGAGGTAttggatggggttgaggtcagggctcTGTGCAGTTCTTCCACACCAAACTCAGAAAACCATACCATTTCTTAATGGACCAGGTTTTATGCATGAGGGCATTttcatgttgaaacaggaaaggaTCTTCCCCAAATGTATAACACAAAACCAGAAGCACATTATTGTCTTAAATATAATCGGTATCATTAAGATTTCCCTTAATGGTCCAGACCAAAAGTATAAAACCAGGAGATCAAAACACTTTTGCACATATCATAtatagaaaataaattattcttCCAGTGTATCAGatggaaaaaaatctaaagatTTACACCATCTAAATTAAATCTGAGAAAATTCAGGGAGAATAATCAAATCTAGATTTCTTTGGTGTTCGTGATTGTGCTAATAAATATTCATACAGTAAAGTGAACACATTCAGTTCCTCACCTTCTCGTGACAAAGCCTCCAGGATGTTGCGGCAGGCTGTGGCCAGGTCAGCGATGGACTGCCACTCCTCTTCAGTCGAATCTGACTGTGTCTCTGAGAGGACTGAGAGAAAGACATAGACatagatttattattattacgttTCTGTATGACACATATCTCAGTGTAATGTACCTATAATGGACAATACAGCAGAGCTATACTGCAGATATTACTGTATGAACAGCCAGATTAATTTAGGCAGTAACAATGAACCACCACTTGGGGGTGCTGCTGTGTTAATATCAGATTTAGTGGCAGAATAagcagagacaaagaggaaatgtTATGACGTCTGAAATAGGGTTCACtgaatcacatttttttaaattgactttttaagatgtttttgatATCAGTTAAGATTTGAGGGCTACTTCTGAACACAACTGTGTAAGTGGAAGTAAATATCAAGATCAAGACAATTGAACAATTTAACAATTATTGTtaaattatttctaaataagttttaaaaaacaatgagataaaaatgtaattcagaCACCACTACTGCTCCCATTTTAGTCAGATTAGTGCGCTAAATGTTTGATGACAAAGATGTGGTGCTTTTGTAGCACCCTGACCACTTCCTGTGAAAGAGCATAATGTAAAACAGTCAGAGGATTCAGAGACCACTCCCACAGAAATTATAAGAATCTGATGAGAGGATGAGCAAGTGTGCTCTTATGGCGGCTAAATGATGAGGCTCATAGTCTCAGTGGAGGCTGAGCAGATGGTGTAAAAGGGGTTTCTTGATTTGGGGCTGTCTAAAACTCCATCCCTCCCACTACCCATCTGTCCCCCTTTTATCCCAGCCCTGGCAGGGGGTGGCAGCAGAGCAGGGGTGATATTAGATTAGCGGAATAGGGGGCagcgcagatgaaagaaggggGACAAAGGGGATGCAGTggggagcagagggaggatAATGAAGAGAGGGATTTAAGGCAGAAAAGATCTAGAAAAAAGGCATTTGAGGCTTAAATCGGGCAGAGATGATTTGCAAACATGTGTAATTGTTCTATTTTGGCATCATTTGAGCAGTCGTGTCAGCTGTTGACAAAAGAGCTTTGTTTTGAGTCCATGATCAGGGTCAAAACATCTCATGTtattaattttcctttttttattttaaacactgCAATTTGTTTTGCTAACTTAAATAAGTATTTATAACAATAcccacaaataaatacatatgtttTGTGGTGTTTAAAACTTGCAGCCAAAAGGAAGCACTTACTCTTGGTGATGGAGTTATGAAGACTCAGGGCTCGTGAATTTCTTTCATCTCGGTCTACGCATGACAACCGGGAAGTTGAGATAGAGGAGTCACTTGCTGAAGCTTTGTCATCGCCAAACTCAGCTCCCATGAACTGAAGACACAGAAGTgcagacagagatacagacatAGAGGAAATGacactgtcagagagagaggatgtgGTAAGGAGGAGAAAGCACTCAGATGTTCTTTCGTTTTGGTTTATCACCTGTTCGTCCTCCAGGGGAACCTTGGGTTTAACAGCCAGGATTAGATCAGGTGTGGCGTCTCGCAGCTCCCCGACATTCTCATAGATGTGGCGCTCCACCTTCAACCCCACGTTGTCGTACACGTGCCTTTATGTGGGgtggggagggagagatggTGGTGAGGGGAGAAACACAAAGCAAATCTGCTGTTGACGCTTCGTGACATTTTTATCCAAGCCAGAGGTCAAAGCAAAAAAATGGAGCAATCGGACAAGTAATCTCCTGGATTACTTTGGTTTTTGGCCTGATTGATGTTTCCTATCCTGCACTTACAAAATGATCCATCAAAAATATCATATCTGATGCAGTTTGGTCTAACTATTCAGCTCTGCTTTGTATAACagtaaaaagtaatcaaattcATTCTTGTGAGCAGCAGAGTTTAATATCATCCTATGaatgtttcctcttcctcttttttggaGCTCTCGGGATAAAACCAACCAGTGTGCTAAAAATGATTTGCCAAACAGATCCATTTAGGCATCCGACCTCTTTTACATATGTGTTCTTCATTCTGTAAGCATTTCATATAAGAATCAAATGGTAATTAATGTGCTGTCTTGTTATTGTTTACAGAGTTGtccattattattttctttgctaTTAAATCATGATCTGCTGCTTAGTTTCAtgtgtgaaatattaaaaaacgaTTGCATTTACACTCTCACTCACTGCTGTAAGCGGAGCGACACCCTGTTCAGTGTCCTTTCTAAGTGCTTTGTCCTTTGCAGGAAAAGTGACGCACTGACTCTGAGATTAAATTGTAATGCGTCAGCTCCAGTTTGAGGATATTTTCGGCCATGTTGGATGATTTAAGAGCTGTAGACCTTTTTAGCTGATGGTCTCCCCATTTGCAGATGTATCTAGACTGATTATGACATCTTGCAAAGCAGTATTCAGACAGAGTTCTACTTTTCTCGATAATGCCTCAATAGCACTCATATGTCAGCTTAAATTAATAGTGGTATGAGCTTTATTAGCACTTACCCATCACATGTATCTCCATAAGACGGCTGTCTCTCTAAAGAGCAGCTGCGTGCCAGCTGCAAGGTGATGTcctcctggctctgattggctggttgGTCCTGCAGAGAAGTGGCCCGTAACAAAGGTAAGCTGGGCAGTGTGAGGAGTGAGCCATCACTTCTCTCACTTTGCCCTTTATCAGACGACTGCTCCTCGACCTCTCCGCCCTCCACCTGCACCTCCATCATGTCCGCTTCATTGACTCCACCCGCCTTCAGCTcgttgtcctcctcctcctcttcctcttcttccctctcatccagCACCCAGGCCTCTCCAGACTGATCCTCGCCAGGCTTACACTCCGCATCCTTGATGGCTTTCTGGTACAGCTCAGAGAAACTCctgtaaaacataaaacaacacacttATTAAGAAGAAATCCATCACACCTCCCTTTTCCTTTCAGCTTCTCATGGCACCATTGAGTCACAGTGTATCTAGAAAaagccaaaaacaaacatgaggtggaaaaaaaactCTATATTTGTCTAAGCTTCTGTTATATTCCTTTGAAATCACACAGCCTCTACTACCTGTCAACAACAATGACATATTTGTGACAATTTGTGCTTTGTTGTCACAGAACAAGCATCTCAGgactgaaatataaataaacttggggggggggggttctctgAGGATACTTCTGCTGTCAGCTTTGAAACGTTGCTCTAAAGTTCTTCAGAACTGCAGAGGTGTCCGGTTAAatattggttttatttatttcaacaaTTCTGTCCACCACAGGCTACAGCTGTTTCTGCCTTTTCTTTGACTTCAGTTGAACATAAAGTGTGCTTCTCACAGACATCAACAGCCAGTGTGGTTAAAGATCATTAGAGAGATTGATTGGTTGTTAGCTGGCTGGTGTGACACTGACTGCAGGTCTTTATCAACAGCAGAGCTGTAACCCTGGAGTGGCATCTCCATTTTTTGTAACTGACTTGTCCCACTAACCCCCTCCTTCTTATTTGCTGTCAacctctctctcaccccctctCTGGTACAACACTTCGCTTTCTGCAGCACATTTTATCCCCATGAGTCTACTCTCCAGTCTCACTGTGTATCTCTTCTCCACCTCGAGCCTGTTGACCCAAACATGCCCTTGTTAGtggtctctctcctccttttttctaaCCCTCCACTCTGCAGCTTTACCCACCTGCGAGGCTTGCCGTTCTCATCCGGTGGGATGACGGTGATGTGGATCTTGTGCGCAGTGCGAAGCAGCTTGGTCCTCTCATCAGGGCTGAGATGAACCAAGGAGTGTCCGCACAGCCTCACCACACGAGCCGACAGCTGTAGACCTCCGCTCTCAGCGTAGCCGAATCGCTGCAGATCTGTTACAAAGCCTTCTTCGTTCATCAGGAAGCCGGGTTGCCCCACTCCGTCACGCAGAGGGGTGATCTCCAGAGCCTCACAGCCCCGTGTAACCAGCTGCGGATGAGAAGAGGAACATCTAAAACCACACAATGCAAAATTTAAAATCCAGTGAGATAAAGGTGGAAGGTCAAAATCACCCACCTCAAGCCTCTGCACCACCTCTTTTATATCCTGATTTATATCCGATTGGTTCTCCATCACACTGATTGACACCGACTCACCGCGCTCATAGAAGATATCCAAGCATGGCCCCCCCTCTTTAGTCTCTGTGACTGCCTTCCAACCAATGACATCCCGGCAGGAGCAGTTAAACACCACCCTCCGTGTGTACCTTTCAATGAGCACCACCGACTCAGCCGACACCCCGAGCAGACAGGGCAGCTTGTGCTCTCCTGCCTCTGCATCATACCCGCTGTTCACCATCACAGCCCACACCAAAGCCCCAGCACTGTGCAGCTCAGCCCCCTTGGCGCCTTTCAGCTTGTCTTTGCGCTTGCCTCCCAGAGAGAGCAGGGGGAACTTGGTAGAGGAGTCGATGGGTGTTGTGGTCACATAGTTTTCGGCCAGGTCCTTCAAGTATTCCTGCCTTGTGCGGGTGGCCATGGAGCGGAACTTCTCTGACTTCTCTGCAGCGTTTTCAGCGTTCACTGCCTTCGCCAAGAGGAAGTCTCTAAAGGCAGGTGAGCGAGGGAAGCGGGCACCCTTAGGGAATAGTGGGCCAAATAATGGCATGTCTTTAGAGCGTGTTACAGCCACCCTGAgagggaaagacaaaaagagggaatgaCAGAGTAAGAGGGAGGGtacaacagaaacattaaatcaATGTCTTATTCTCAGTGTTAGACAGTTTTATGTGGTACTTTCTGCATACTCACATCTATGCAGAATTTGCTGCAGTGGTGCAAAGACTTGTGTTTTCTCTTAAACTGCTGTACAGCTATTATAACCTAAGCTAAACTTGAGTAAAAGTGTATGTGGTAACACCTCTCTTTATTGCATAACGTTGATTTCAATGGATATGTATCATCCATGatatgatgaaagaaaaaagtctgtggactgttgttgtgttttttccttacattttctttgttttcctaCAACACATAGGACACCCAGGCTTAACATGAATTAATGTCTCAAGAGATTTCAGATTGTAGAAGATGGGCAAAGTAATTTTAGTGGCAAAAAGATGTTTCTAGATCCATGCGTATCAATAGTCATATTTTGCACAGAATGTAACAGATATGATTAAATCAGACCTGTAATAGGTGTTTTCCGTGCAGGGCTCATGAACctgaatgatgatgaagacatgtTGGAAGTGGGAGCGGATGGACTTTGGAGTGAAGGGCTGAGCGCCCGGTTCCTGGAACACGATGGTCACGATGTCATTACCAATGTGCCGTTTTCTCAACAACTGATgaaagaaacacagagaaaaacaaacaagccagAGTCATTATAATCAACTAGCTTTGTTTAGGTATGACCAGTTTTCCTCTCAGAGGAAATGCTGGTGCTGCTGTTTCTCTCGTTGTTTGCACAATTCAATACTGTACTTACAAAACTACAAAGTATAATCATTTCAAATGTAATGATACTACATTTGGGAACCTACTCTAAACTTGTTAATGACTAGAAAAGATGCCCCTGCTTTCAAAATTAATAAAACTTGAAATgaacacaaattaaaataaaaatataaatactgatTTAACAATGTATTGTATGATTAAATAATATACAACTAAAACTTCCAAACCAGGCTGTACCCACCATGAAGCAGACAGTTTGCAGCAATCTCACGGCTTTGATGCTAccattttttgtttagttttttaaaccTTAATCTGTAGTAcaattagtattagtattattagtatgtCATGACCAGTTTCTTTGTAAGTGGCAGCAAATTTAAAGACTTAAAccataaatcacacacaaagaACTGAGCAGGAAGGCTGCCTGAGAGACGCAGCATACATTCATGGTGGGAGTGAACACTGGGGGGCAGGATTTTTATGTCATGCTTGTTGCGGAACACAGAGGTTTTTTCTAAAGCATTTACCAAAAGCATGAAAGCCTAAACAGAGTAAGTAATGTGCGTTTTACCAAGACTGATGCTATTTCTCTTTTAGAATAGAggtgaaatgtttaaattgtcATTTTGTGACCTCCAAGCTATGTGGTTTTGAGAGAGGATGGGGAAACATAACCACATGACATATTTCTACGGGGTGGCCAGAATATTTGTGGGTTTACTGTACCTGTTGCGTGTTGTTGGCTGTATAGGGCAGCATAGTGGACACGTGAAACATAATTTCGTAGTCCTGATAGCGTGTATAGAGGGAATGTGTCCCTGTTGAGTCCGCTGCACAAACACAAGACATACGTATcacacaaagagacagacaagTAGAGCGTTAGTGAAATCAATCAACATTTATCAATGAAAGAACAAATTCAAACTGTCACAGCCGGGATAAAATCTGTCTTATTTGCTGTTCTCTGCCGCTCACTGAGGGGAAAACACCTCTGAGATAATCAGCAGTGACTATGCTATTTTACAGGCGTTACTCAGATTACATGTGGCTAGATAGGAGTTATCTTAGGCTTTCAGTGGTGCACTGATGCCCTTCGGATAATGGTCTAGCGACAAGGTGAGATGCAGCCAATAGATGCGGGTGTGTGGcatgttttcagctcactcttGTTGTCCAGTTGAGCTCGGTATTTCTCCCAGCCCTTCAGCCGCACCCGCTCCCCAAGCAGATCCAGGAATTCCTCAAACGCCGGCCCTGAACTCTCATTATTGTACATGTCTTCCTCTGAGCTCTGGCCAGCCCGGCAGTACATCACTCCAACCTTTCTCTGGAAATTCAGCTACATTAGAAGACAGAGGAGCAAAGAGTTCATAATTAACATCCTCTACACACTATTTAATGTACACATTTACAGATCTGCCATTTAATACACATCATAAACATTTGACATATTACTTTACTGCTCAAAAAGGCTGTTTGGAAAAACAAGTAGTTTTAACATATACAGTTACACACAGCATACATTAACCCTATTAATTCCTTTGGGTTTTTATTTCCAATAAAGCTTTCACCAGATCATGTATCAGtttactctttctttttctcagcTACCTAACCTCAAAAGTGGAGCTAAAAGCTACGTGGGTGGGTTTGAATGTTGAGTCAAGGGTGCAAAGGGTCATAAAAATAAAGCCTCTATTCATGGCGTTACGGCTTAATGATTAGATATTCAACAGAAAATAGTCTGTGCATCTGTTGGTCGCAACTTATCTGAAAGTTGAATCttagttttctttttgcatTGTCTTAGTCAGATAAAATAAGCATCTTGAGGACAACAGTTTGGACTGTGGGAATATGTGACATGCAGTTGTTATTATGTGTAACATTTCATAATAATTAACTGAAGAAAAATTGACTAATCATTCATGAATATTCTATAGTATTCATGGATTATATATTTGGTTATAAAATAAGTGAATAGTTGGTATGGTGGCAGAGGTAGTTAGCAGAAGGAATTCATAAATGTAACTACAGTTTTGCACATTTAAACACCTGATTGATCATCAGTGTGGACAGTAGATGTTAGTGTCAAAGTTACAAATGAATGTTTAGACTTTGGACGCTATAGCCTGACctttaaaaaacagctttctGATGCTATTTAAAAATCTGATGCTGTGAAAAGTATTTGCACGCAGCAGCCTTTATTAGCCATTCTTACCCCCTGTTCATCCAGCTTCAGCAGGGTGTCCCGGACCTTGGGTGAGTTTGAGGCCAAGCGGAGGCAGTGCAGGTTCAGTTCAGGCATGATGAACTCCAGCAGCCTCTTGGGAGATAAGCCCCTCGGGGTTGTGTGACGAGCGGCGGAGGGCACAGACTCCTCCAAGATGGAACCTCGCAGTGTCTTCATCTGAAGAGAGGATTCATCCAGTCAAATAaatttcacacacactgaaccgGAGAAGAGGAAAGTGCCGTTTTACCTCTGTGGTGCGAAAGATGATTCTGTAATTGTACTGAGCTCCACTGGAtgcttccttctcctctctacGGAAACTGATGGCCACAGGACCAAGGCGATCATCCATGCCAAAGAAATTCTGATGTTCTGTGTTGAtgacaaagagaagaaggaaaataaCCCATCTCCACTGggtcaaaaatacaaaacaatcaCACATCAATTCTTCATCAGGGTAGATATTCTCAGATTTCTTGTCTTATTATTGATAATTGTATCCTTGTGACATTATTCTCTCTATTGACACAAATAGAATCAGGAAAAAAATGCACGTTGACATTCATGTCATATCACATACCTTTCATGTAGAAATATTTGCGATAGTAATGGGCTCCTAGATCTGCATGCTCTATAAAGTAGTTGCTCTTGCCCTGCTGTTGGACATGACTCTCTCTGGGCTCCTCTAGGACCGACACTGCGTCATTGGGTGTTCGCAGGCTTGACAAGAGCCCCCGCCTGCCCTGGGATCGACCCAGTCCGACCTGCTCTTCTCCCCCCGTCTCATTGCGAAAGTGGGGGCAGCTGAGAAGCAGCTCATTATCATTGCCATCACCTTCGTCCAGCAGTAGTGATTGCTCAGGGTCATCTGCAATCCCCCCGTTGCCGGGTGCAGGTGAGGACGGGGTGGCCTGGGAGAGCGGGCGTAGCTGGGAGGCGGCTGAAGCCCCTGAGGTGATATTCTTTTTACGTCCAATGCTGTCTCTGTTTGTGGCCGCCTCGGTGAGGTCAAACAGGATGCTCTGAACATCATAGTGAGCAAAGCTCCTCACCCAGGCTCCACCACCGAGGTTATCATATGGGCCAGGTTGAGGGATATGAGCGTGCACAGGTTTGGACTTCTTACCTAGACCTTCAGGCTTTGGCGGCTTGGCCGGTTTTGGGGAGTCTCCTGTGGAAGCAGACAGACTCCGAAAAAAGCCATCAGGCTCTGAAAGGTTGCCCGGCAGACCTAAAAACAGGAGAGGGTCTTTGAAGCGGAGAGCATTTGGACTCAGGGGCCCCTGGTCATCTGAACTTGGCTCTTGAGCCTGAGTCTGTCTTTCCAGTGATGACAGGCTGCCATATTCCCTGTGTATTagcacacccgagtccccctgTGCCCCTGCACCCGCCTTTTCACCAACCACCCGTGAAACTTTGCCTCCTGCCTTCCCGGAGGAGTCCAAGTCTCCC from Scomber japonicus isolate fScoJap1 chromosome 13, fScoJap1.pri, whole genome shotgun sequence includes:
- the zmp:0000001168 gene encoding signal-induced proliferation-associated protein 1 isoform X1, yielding MQSDDLFIRKFRRQNVRPPIAAVNFDPKREAGVVEWPPRRDSDGADGDSLTPSRVGLTLRSMGRGHIMQRSNSDVTLGDLDSSGKAGGKVSRVVGEKAGAGAQGDSGVLIHREYGSLSSLERQTQAQEPSSDDQGPLSPNALRFKDPLLFLGLPGNLSEPDGFFRSLSASTGDSPKPAKPPKPEGLGKKSKPVHAHIPQPGPYDNLGGGAWVRSFAHYDVQSILFDLTEAATNRDSIGRKKNITSGASAASQLRPLSQATPSSPAPGNGGIADDPEQSLLLDEGDGNDNELLLSCPHFRNETGGEEQVGLGRSQGRRGLLSSLRTPNDAVSVLEEPRESHVQQQGKSNYFIEHADLGAHYYRKYFYMKEHQNFFGMDDRLGPVAISFRREEKEASSGAQYNYRIIFRTTEMKTLRGSILEESVPSAARHTTPRGLSPKRLLEFIMPELNLHCLRLASNSPKVRDTLLKLDEQGLNFQRKVGVMYCRAGQSSEEDMYNNESSGPAFEEFLDLLGERVRLKGWEKYRAQLDNKTDSTGTHSLYTRYQDYEIMFHVSTMLPYTANNTQQLLRKRHIGNDIVTIVFQEPGAQPFTPKSIRSHFQHVFIIIQVHEPCTENTYYRVAVTRSKDMPLFGPLFPKGARFPRSPAFRDFLLAKAVNAENAAEKSEKFRSMATRTRQEYLKDLAENYVTTTPIDSSTKFPLLSLGGKRKDKLKGAKGAELHSAGALVWAVMVNSGYDAEAGEHKLPCLLGVSAESVVLIERYTRRVVFNCSCRDVIGWKAVTETKEGGPCLDIFYERGESVSISVMENQSDINQDIKEVVQRLELVTRGCEALEITPLRDGVGQPGFLMNEEGFVTDLQRFGYAESGGLQLSARVVRLCGHSLVHLSPDERTKLLRTAHKIHITVIPPDENGKPRRSFSELYQKAIKDAECKPGEDQSGEAWVLDEREEEEEEEEDNELKAGGVNEADMMEVQVEGGEVEEQSSDKGQSERSDGSLLTLPSLPLLRATSLQDQPANQSQEDITLQLARSCSLERQPSYGDTCDGHVYDNVGLKVERHIYENVGELRDATPDLILAVKPKVPLEDEQFMGAEFGDDKASASDSSISTSRLSCVDRDERNSRALSLHNSITKILSETQSDSTEEEWQSIADLATACRNILEALSREDRKAGDSSQAGGDQTDGKLKDSKDSDSPGHLEEKVSQLEAMLKKLQDDLQKEKEDKAVLQAEVQSLRQNNQRLQEESQSTVARLIKVTELLCNVNKPC
- the zmp:0000001168 gene encoding signal-induced proliferation-associated protein 1 isoform X3 — its product is MQSDDLFIRKFRRQNVRPPIAAVNFDPKREAGVVEWPPRRDSDGADGDSLTPSRVGLTLRSMGRGHIMQRSNSDVTLGDLDSSGKAGGKVSRVVGEKAGAGAQGDSGVLIHREYGSLSSLERQTQAQEPSSDDQGPLSPNALRFKDPLLFLGLPGNLSEPDGFFRSLSASTGDSPKPAKPPKPEGLGKKSKPVHAHIPQPGPYDNLGGGAWVRSFAHYDVQSILFDLTEAATNRDSIGRKKNITSGASAASQLRPLSQATPSSPAPGNGGIADDPEQSLLLDEGDGNDNELLLSCPHFRNETGGEEQVGLGRSQGRRGLLSSLRTPNDAVSVLEEPRESHVQQQGKSNYFIEHADLGAHYYRKYFYMKEHQNFFGMDDRLGPVAISFRREEKEASSGAQYNYRIIFRTTEMKTLRGSILEESVPSAARHTTPRGLSPKRLLEFIMPELNLHCLRLASNSPKVRDTLLKLDEQGLNFQRKVGVMYCRAGQSSEEDMYNNESSGPAFEEFLDLLGERVRLKGWEKYRAQLDNKTDSTGTHSLYTRYQDYEIMFHVSTMLPYTANNTQQLLRKRHIGNDIVTIVFQEPGAQPFTPKSIRSHFQHVFIIIQVHEPCTENTYYRVAVTRSKDMPLFGPLFPKGARFPRSPAFRDFLLAKAVNAENAAEKSEKFRSMATRTRQEYLKDLAENYVTTTPIDSSTKFPLLSLGGKRKDKLKGAKGAELHSAGALVWAVMVNSGYDAEAGEHKLPCLLGVSAESVVLIERYTRRVVFNCSCRDVIGWKAVTETKEGGPCLDIFYERGESVSISVMENQSDINQDIKEVVQRLELVTRGCEALEITPLRDGVGQPGFLMNEEGFVTDLQRFGYAESGGLQLSARVVRLCGHSLVHLSPDERTKLLRTAHKIHITVIPPDENGKPRRSFSELYQKAIKDAECKPGEDQSGEAWVLDEREEEEEEEEDNELKAGGVNEADMMEVQVEGGEVEEQSSDKGQSERSDGSLLTLPSLPLLRATSLQDQPANQSQEDITLQLARSCSLERQPSYGDTCDGHVYDNVGLKVERHIYENVGELRDATPDLILAVKPKVPLEDEQFMGAEFGDDKASASDSSISTSRLSCVDRDERNSRALSLHNSITKILSETQSDSTEEEWQSIADLATACRNILEALSREDRKAGDSSQAGGDQTDGKLKDSKDRPPRREGVAAGGHAEEAAG
- the zmp:0000001168 gene encoding signal-induced proliferation-associated protein 1 isoform X2 — translated: MQSDDLFIRKFRRQNVRPPIAAVNFDPKREAGVVEWPPRRDSDGADGDSLTPSRVGLTLRSMGRGHIMQRSNSDVTLGDLDSSGKAGGKVSRVVGEKAGAGAQGDSGVLIHREYGSLSSLERQTQAQEPSSDDQGPLSPNALRFKDPLLFLGLPGNLSEPDGFFRSLSASTGDSPKPAKPPKPEGLGKKSKPVHAHIPQPGPYDNLGGGAWVRSFAHYDVQSILFDLTEAATNRDSIGRKKNITSGASAASQLRPLSQATPSSPAPGNGGIADDPEQSLLLDEGDGNDNELLLSCPHFRNETGGEEQVGLGRSQGRRGLLSSLRTPNDAVSVLEEPRESHVQQQGKSNYFIEHADLGAHYYRKYFYMKEHQNFFGMDDRLGPVAISFRREEKEASSGAQYNYRIIFRTTEMKTLRGSILEESVPSAARHTTPRGLSPKRLLEFIMPELNLHCLRLASNSPKVRDTLLKLDEQGLNFQRKVGVMYCRAGQSSEEDMYNNESSGPAFEEFLDLLGERVRLKGWEKYRAQLDNKTDSTGTHSLYTRYQDYEIMFHVSTMLPYTANNTQQLLRKRHIGNDIVTIVFQEPGAQPFTPKSIRSHFQHVFIIIQVHEPCTENTYYRVAVTRSKDMPLFGPLFPKGARFPRSPAFRDFLLAKAVNAENAAEKSEKFRSMATRTRQEYLKDLAENYVTTTPIDSSTKFPLLSLGGKRKDKLKGAKGAELHSAGALVWAVMVNSGYDAEAGEHKLPCLLGVSAESVVLIERYTRRVVFNCSCRDVIGWKAVTETKEGGPCLDIFYERGESVSISVMENQSDINQDIKEVVQRLELVTRGCEALEITPLRDGVGQPGFLMNEEGFVTDLQRFGYAESGGLQLSARVVRLCGHSLVHLSPDERTKLLRTAHKIHITVIPPDENGKPRRSFSELYQKAIKDAECKPGEDQSGEAWVLDEREEEEEEEEDNELKAGGVNEADMMEVQVEGGEVEEQSSDKGQSERSDGSLLTLPSLPLLRATSLQDQPANQSQEDITLQLARSCSLERQPSYGDTCDGHVYDNVGLKVERHIYENVGELRDATPDLILAVKPKVPLEDEQFMGAEFGDDKASASDSSISTSRLSCVDRDERNSRALSLHNSITKILSETQSDSTEEEWQSIADLATACRNILEALSREDRKAGDSSQAGGDQTDGKLKDSKDSDSPGHLEEKVSQLEAMLKKLQDDLQKFP